Proteins found in one Corynebacterium zhongnanshanii genomic segment:
- the rarD gene encoding EamA family transporter RarD, giving the protein MIWGILCYLMWGFFPAFFPLLIPAEPLEILAHRFLWTLVFMVIVLLVLRKMGTLRGMSLRVWGLVTLAAVLISFNWGLYIVAVNSGHVADAALGYFINPLVSVVLGVVFLRERLRPLQTLSVAIATVAVVILTIALGQPPVISLGLAVSFGLYGLVKKRVPLSPMQSLTAETLVLAPLGLLYILFLEFTGANTFTTEGPVHAGLLMMAGVITALPLLCFARAAKEMTLTSLGMIQYLTPIMQMLWAVFVVNEHIAPARWVGFSIIWVAVTVFVIDLVLNTHKNRRGTLRRAR; this is encoded by the coding sequence CTGGAGATTTTGGCGCACCGTTTTCTGTGGACGCTGGTGTTCATGGTGATCGTGCTGCTCGTCCTGCGGAAGATGGGCACCCTTCGGGGCATGAGCCTTCGCGTGTGGGGCTTGGTGACGCTGGCGGCAGTGCTCATCAGCTTTAACTGGGGGCTGTACATCGTGGCGGTGAACTCCGGGCACGTGGCGGACGCGGCCCTGGGGTATTTCATCAACCCGCTGGTGAGCGTGGTGCTGGGTGTGGTGTTCTTGAGGGAGCGTCTGCGCCCGCTGCAAACACTGTCGGTGGCCATTGCGACGGTCGCGGTGGTCATTTTGACGATCGCCCTGGGCCAACCACCGGTCATCTCTCTTGGCCTGGCTGTGTCCTTCGGCCTTTACGGCCTGGTGAAGAAGCGGGTTCCGCTGTCACCCATGCAGTCCCTCACGGCGGAGACACTGGTCCTGGCTCCGCTGGGCCTTCTGTACATCCTGTTTTTGGAGTTCACGGGCGCCAACACCTTCACCACCGAAGGCCCGGTGCACGCGGGCTTGCTGATGATGGCGGGCGTGATCACCGCCTTGCCACTGCTGTGCTTCGCGCGTGCGGCTAAGGAGATGACGCTCACCAGCCTCGGCATGATCCAGTACCTCACGCCGATCATGCAGATGCTCTGGGCGGTGTTCGTGGTCAACGAACACATCGCTCCGGCTCGCTGGGTGGGCTTCAGCATCATCTGGGTCGCGGTGACCGTGTTCGTGATCGACCTGGTGCTGAACACCCACAAGAACCGACGCGGTACCCTCCGACGGGCTAGGTGA